The genomic segment TCGGGTCGATTTCTTCTTCGAATTTCACCGCTTCGGCGGAAACATGCAGTCGATTGACTGTGATAAAGGCGACAATGATCTTATCCGTCCAGTATCTCACATTGATGAGTGCGTCTGCATCCTTTTCCCTTTTTAATTCTTCCAAAAGACGATCGATGGGGGGTTCTCCCAATGGGATTCCTATGATGGCGATATCCAAGGTAACCCAGTATTTCATACCTTCTACCGGGGCGAGGACTTTGTATTTTCTGTCCGCAATCGGGATCGTACTCGTCGCCAAGCCGGCGCTAGAAGTCGCGCAGGAGGAGTTGAAAATCAAAAGAGCCGTTAAGATCGTTAGGGCCGAGATACGAGTGGTCATTTTTTCTTCCTTTCTCCGGAACCGACCGAGGTCTAGGCGGGGTGCACACCTAGAAAAAACGGGAACGATTCAAAATGAGGTTCGACTTTTATTATCCGCCATGAGCGTTCGAAAAGACATATTTTCCAAGAAAAAAACTTTCCAAGAGGAGAATGAATAGACCGCGTACTATCGGAAAGTAGTACGCATGTAAGAATATTATATTACAAAACTATGATTCTTTTTGCACTTTTAAGTTTAGGGACTTATTTGCGATCGTGTTTGTATAGATCCACAAGACGACGTGCGGCTTGGTAGGAGCCCGAGGTCCCTTGCATGACGGATTCTTCCGCCTTTCCGAATTCTTCTCCTAACTTGGAATGGAAGTCGTCTAGGAGCATTGTTTGTACGGATTCGTGCAACCAATGCTTGGCTTGCTCCTTTCTTTTCTTATCCAAGTATCCATTCTTCTCGATGGCTTGGATAAAGGATTGGATACCTATCCAGATTTCGGAGATTCCTTCTCCCGTTAAGGCGGAACAGGTTTTAACTTCCGTTTTTACGCCTGATTCATGCGGAGGAAGAAAATGAACCGCAGAGATCGTTTCGGATTTGGCTCGGCTGGCTTTCAATGCGTTGTCGCCGTCCGCTTTTGTGATGGCGATTAGATCCGCCATCTCCATGATTCCTCTTTTGATTCCTTGCAATTCGTCTCCCGCTCCTGCTATGAGAAGAAGTAGGAATAAATCCACCATAGAATACACCGATGTCTCGGATTGTCCCACTCCCACGGTTTCCACAAGAATCGTATCGAAGCCCGCCGCCTCGCAAAGAAAAATAGCCTCTCTAGTTTTACGAGCGACTCCTCCCAAAGAATCTCCGGAAGGAGAAGGACGAATGAACGCTTCGCTTCTTCTGGATAAGGTTTCCATTCTGGTCTTATCGCCTAAGATGGATCCTCTGGATAATTGGGAAGTAGGGTCGATGGTGAGTACTGCGATCTTTCTACCTTGATCGATTAGATGGTTACCGAAGGCTTCTATGAAAGTGCTTTTACCCACTCCCGGAATTCCGGTGATACCGACTCTTACGCTTTTTCCGGAATGAGGGAGACATCTTTCTAGAATCTTTTCCGCAAGTTCTTGGTGAGCAGGGAGTGTGCTTTCTATCAGAGTGATGGCTCTGCTTAAGAGTCCGATATCGCCTTTCAAGATTCCTTGAACGAAGGTTTCCAGATCGGGTAAAACTTTCTTCCCGATCCGGCCTCTTACGAGATTTCCCTCCTGTCCTCGGACCTCGGCCATAAACGATTATCCTTCCACGCTTTTGATCAGCAATTCTAGGATTTCGACTCCTGCCTTGGAGATTTTGGTGCCTGGTCCGAAGATCCCGTTCACACCCGCTTTGTAGAGATAATCGTAATCTTGTTGAGGGATGACTCCTCCCGCGATTACTAGAATGTCTTCTCTGCCTAGTCGCTTCAATTCTTGGATGACCTGAGGAACGAGAGTTTTGTGACCCGCGGCGAGGCTAGAAACTCCTAGGACATGCACATCGTTTTCCACCGCTTGTTTCGCTGCTTCCGCAGGAGTTTGGAAGAGCGGTCCTATATCGACGTCGAATCCCATATCGGCAAAGCTTGTGGAGATTACCTTGGCACCCCGATCGTGACCGTCCTGGCCCATCTTTGCAACCATGATCCTGGGTTGTCTTCCCTCCAGCTTGGCGAATTTTGAAGAAAGCTCTTTAGCCTTCTTGAAATCCGGATCGTCCATAATTTCCTCCGAATAGACTCCTTGGATCATATGAGTCACGGATTTGTATCTGCCGAAAATCTTCTCCATGGCGAAGGAGATTTCTCCCAGAGTGGCTCTTTTCCTTGCCGCATCCACGGCCAGGGCAAGTAAGTTTCCGTTACCTGTTTTCGCGCATTCAGTGATAGCGTCCAGAGCCGCTTCCACCGCTTTGGAGTCCCGGTTTTTTTTCAGCTCTTGAAGCTTACGAATCTGGGATTCACGGACGGCAGTATTATCGATATCTAATATGTCCAAAGGATTTTCTTTGGCGGGGCGATAACGATTCACACCTACGATAACGTCTCGTCCGGAGTCGATTCTGGCCTGCTTTCTTGCAGCTGCCTCTTCGATTCTCATTTTAGGAATTCCGGTTTCAATCGCCTTTGCGATCCCCCCCAGTTTTTCCACTTCTTCTATGAGTTCCCAGGCTCTTTCCGCTAGTTGAGCGGTTAAAGTTTCCACATAATAGGAACCGCCCCAAGGATCCACGACCCTATGGATATTCGTTTCTTCCTGCAGATAGATTTGAGTGTTTCTTGCAATCCTTGCGGAAAAATCCGTGGGAAGGGCGATCGCCTCGTCCAATGCGTTGGTATGCAATGATTGCGTGTGTCCGAGTGCGGCCGCTAAGGCCTCCACGCAGGTTCTTCCTACATTGTTGAAAGGATCCTGTTCCGTAAGACTCCAGCCGGAGGTTTGGCAATGGGTTCTAAGAGCAAGCGACTTGTTATTTTTAGGATGAAAGCCTTTTACAAGTTTTGCCCAGAGAAGTCTTCCCGCTCTCATTTTGGCGATTTCCATAAAATGGTTCATTCCGATCGCCCAAAAGAAGGAAAGACGAGGAGCAAAACTATCCACGTCCATTCCTGCCTTGATACCGGTGCGTAAATATTCCAGACCGTCCGCGAGAGTGTAGGCGAGTTCTATATCCGCTGTCGCTCCCGCTTCCTGCATATGATAGCCGGAGATGGAGATGGAGTTGAACTTCGGCATATGATCCGTAGTGTATTTAAAGATATCCGCGATAATCCTCATGGAAGGTTCGGGCGGATAAATATAAGTATTTCGAACCATGAATTCTTTTAGAATATCGTTTTGGATGGTTCCGGAAAGTTGCTCTGGTTTTACTCCTTGTTCTTCCGCGGCGACGATATAAAAAGCCAGAGTAGGGATGACGGCTCCGTTCATAGTCATGGAGACGGACATTTGGTCCAAAGGAATCTGGTCGAAGAGTATCTTCATATCCAGCACGGAATCGATTGCGACTCCCGCCTTTCCCACGTCTCCTACAACGCGTTCATGATCTGAATCGTATCCTCTGTGCGTAGCCAGATCGAAGGCCACGGAGAGTCCTTTTTGTCCTGCAGCTAAATTCCTACGATAGAATGCGTTGGATTCTTCTGCGGTGGAAAAACCCGCGTACTGTCGGATCGTCCAAGGCTGCTGCACATACATTGTAGAATACGGCCCTCTTAGAAAAGGAGGGATTCCCGCTGCATAATCCAGATGCTCCAGATTCTTGGCGTCCTCCGGAACATAGACAGGCTTTACTGGAATTTTTTCCGGAGTATTCCAAACGGTATCTTCTAATTTAGAAAGTCCTAATTCATCTAGGGCTTCCTTGGTCCAAGCCTCCAGCTTTGCATCGGAGGAGGCAGGGGTTCGGTTCGAGGAGAATATTGGTCGTTTCATCGGATACCCAGCCTTTTTTGAAGATCGGTAAGCGTTTCGAGTAGATTGGATTTCACATGTAGGAACCCGCCGATTCCCGCGGCTTCTAAAGCTGGGACCGTATCCTTAGGATAGCCCGCAACCAAAGCAAGAGGCTTATTCGTTCCCTGGATTTTGGGAAGAATTTTAGTTACCCAGTCGGAAACTTCCTCGTCGGAGCTGCAGAATACGACGACTTGCGGATTCTCTTTAGCGATTCCGGCCAACGCTTCTTCCGCAGATTCATAACTTCCGGGATCGATCGTAGTGAACCCGGCGCAACCTAAGAAGTTCAAGGAGAAGATGGCTCTCGCCTTCTTCATTTTCAGATCTCCTAAGGGAAGAAGAAGCGCTTTAACCGTGGATTTGTTTTTGGATTCCCAATTTTCCGTAAGGATCCGGATCTCTTCGATCGCATCTCCTGCAAAAAATTCCGGAATAGGATTGCATACGATCTCTTCGGAAACGCTCGTTAAAGCCGGAGATTGCAAATTCTTGTTCAGGTCCTTGTTTTGGATTCTGTCCTTGGAATTAGGATATTGGTTGGTGCCTAGAAAGAATTCCTTGCGAGTGGAATAATTTTCTTCCTTCTTCTTTCTGGATTCCCGGATCGAAGCTTGGATTTTTCCTGACTGCAATGCTGCGAGAAAACCTCCATCTTTTTCGATTTCCGAGAATAACTTCCACGCTTGTTCTGTGATCGAATCGGTAATCGTTTCAATATAATAAGAACCGGAAGAAGGATCCGCAACCTTATCCAGATAGGATTCGTGCTTGAGAAGTAACTGCACGTTTCTTGCGATTCTGAGAGAGAAGGAATCCGCAGGTTGCAATAGATGATCGAAAGGCAGAACCTGAATGATCTCCGCTCCTCCGATGGCAGCCGAAATCGCTTCG from the Leptospira wolffii serovar Khorat str. Khorat-H2 genome contains:
- a CDS encoding LIC20211 family lipoprotein is translated as MTTRISALTILTALLIFNSSCATSSAGLATSTIPIADRKYKVLAPVEGMKYWVTLDIAIIGIPLGEPPIDRLLEELKREKDADALINVRYWTDKIIVAFITVNRLHVSAEAVKFEEEIDPRRKGR
- the meaB gene encoding methylmalonyl Co-A mutase-associated GTPase MeaB encodes the protein MAEVRGQEGNLVRGRIGKKVLPDLETFVQGILKGDIGLLSRAITLIESTLPAHQELAEKILERCLPHSGKSVRVGITGIPGVGKSTFIEAFGNHLIDQGRKIAVLTIDPTSQLSRGSILGDKTRMETLSRRSEAFIRPSPSGDSLGGVARKTREAIFLCEAAGFDTILVETVGVGQSETSVYSMVDLFLLLLIAGAGDELQGIKRGIMEMADLIAITKADGDNALKASRAKSETISAVHFLPPHESGVKTEVKTCSALTGEGISEIWIGIQSFIQAIEKNGYLDKKRKEQAKHWLHESVQTMLLDDFHSKLGEEFGKAEESVMQGTSGSYQAARRLVDLYKHDRK
- the scpA gene encoding methylmalonyl-CoA mutase — its product is MKRPIFSSNRTPASSDAKLEAWTKEALDELGLSKLEDTVWNTPEKIPVKPVYVPEDAKNLEHLDYAAGIPPFLRGPYSTMYVQQPWTIRQYAGFSTAEESNAFYRRNLAAGQKGLSVAFDLATHRGYDSDHERVVGDVGKAGVAIDSVLDMKILFDQIPLDQMSVSMTMNGAVIPTLAFYIVAAEEQGVKPEQLSGTIQNDILKEFMVRNTYIYPPEPSMRIIADIFKYTTDHMPKFNSISISGYHMQEAGATADIELAYTLADGLEYLRTGIKAGMDVDSFAPRLSFFWAIGMNHFMEIAKMRAGRLLWAKLVKGFHPKNNKSLALRTHCQTSGWSLTEQDPFNNVGRTCVEALAAALGHTQSLHTNALDEAIALPTDFSARIARNTQIYLQEETNIHRVVDPWGGSYYVETLTAQLAERAWELIEEVEKLGGIAKAIETGIPKMRIEEAAARKQARIDSGRDVIVGVNRYRPAKENPLDILDIDNTAVRESQIRKLQELKKNRDSKAVEAALDAITECAKTGNGNLLALAVDAARKRATLGEISFAMEKIFGRYKSVTHMIQGVYSEEIMDDPDFKKAKELSSKFAKLEGRQPRIMVAKMGQDGHDRGAKVISTSFADMGFDVDIGPLFQTPAEAAKQAVENDVHVLGVSSLAAGHKTLVPQVIQELKRLGREDILVIAGGVIPQQDYDYLYKAGVNGIFGPGTKISKAGVEILELLIKSVEG